A window of the Dioscorea cayenensis subsp. rotundata cultivar TDr96_F1 chromosome 14, TDr96_F1_v2_PseudoChromosome.rev07_lg8_w22 25.fasta, whole genome shotgun sequence genome harbors these coding sequences:
- the LOC120276004 gene encoding bifunctional nitrilase/nitrile hydratase NIT4B: MALVPSTTIDGPFFAEVDMGGDSSSTTVRATIVQASTVFYDTPATLDKAEKLIADAATYGAQLVVFPEAFIGGYPRGSTFGVTIGSRSAKGKEDFRRYHAAAIDVPGPEVDRLAAMAGKHKIFLVMGVIEREGYTLYCTVLFFDPQGQYLGKHRKLMPTALERVIWGFGDGSTIPVYETPLGKIGALICWENRMPLLRTALYGKGIEIYCAPTADARDVWQASMTHIALEGGCFVLSANQFCRRKDYPPPPDYMFAGMDDEPLPESVVCAGGSVIISPSGVVLAGPNYEGEALISADLDLGEIVRAKFDFDVVGHYSRPEVLSLTVRDHSLKPVSFASAENKPESTRKS; the protein is encoded by the exons ATGGCTCTGGTCCCTTCTACAACCATCGATGGCCCTTTCTTCGCCGAGGTCGACATGGGTGGCGACTCTTCGTCGACCACCGTACGCGCCACCATTGTTCAGGCCTCCACCGTCTTCTACGACACCCCAGCCACTCTCG ATAAGGCTGAGAAATTAATTGCAGATGCTGCAACATACGGAGCGCAGTTAGTGGTGTTTCCAGAAGCATTCATTGGTGGATATCCCCGTGGCTCCACCTTTGGTGTCACCATTGGTAGCCGTTCAGCCAAGGGCAAAGAAGATTTTCGAAGATACCATGCTGCAGCCATTGATGTACCTG GTCCTGAAGTTGATCGCTTGGCAGCAATGGctggaaaacataagattttctTAGTGATGGGTGTAATAGAAAGGGAAGGATATACACTTTACTGCACAGTACTTTTCTTCGATCCTCAGGGTCAATATTTGGGTAAACACCGAAAACTAATGCCTACCGCGCTAGAACGTGTAATATGGGGTTTTGGAGATGGATCTACAATTCCTGTATATGAAACTCCCCTTGGAAAGATAGGGGCCCTCATTTGCTGGGAAAACAGGATGCCACTATTGAGGACGGCATTATATGGTAAAG GCATAGAAATATACTGTGCCCCTACTGCTGATGCCAGGGATGTGTGGCAAGCATCTATGACACACATTGCACTTGAGGGTGGTTGCTTTGTTCTGTCGGCAAACCAGTTTTGCAGAAGGAAAGATTATCCACCTCCACCAGATTACATGTTTGCTGGTATGGATGATGAGCCCTTGCCAGAATCGGTGGTATGTGCTGGAGGAAGTGTCATCATATCACCATCAGGTGTTGTTCTAGCTGGACCCAACTACGAAGGGGAAGCTCTCATCTCAGCTGACCTAG ACCTTGGAGAGATTGTGCGAGCTAAATTTGATTTCGACGTGGTGGGACACTATTCAAGACCCGAAGTGCTTAGCTTGACTGTGCGAGATCACTCGCTGAAGCCCGTCTCCTTCGCTTCAGCTGAAAACAAGCCCGAAAGCACACGAAAATCGTGA